The Streptomyces rubrogriseus genomic sequence AGCGTCGGCGGCCTGCTGCCGGCCGCCGAGCTTGTCGGCAATCGCTTCTACGAGCTGCGCCTTGTTCACGTCTTCCCCTTCGGAGACATCGCCAGAACGAATGTGTTCAAGCTTTTTCGCACGTTAGGCAGATATATACCGCAAATCAAACACGAAACGGGCTAATCACCCTTGTGCCGCAACGGACTCGGGCTGTCCCGGCCGGTTCAGCCTTCCTCTTCGGGGAATCGACCCGCGTCGAGGTCGGCGGTGAACCGATCCAGGCGCCTTGCCGCACCGGCGAGATCGTGTTTGGCCGCGGCCGTAATGACCAGCAGCTTCCGGGTCAGCGCCATCCGTACGCCCTCCGGGACTTGCAGTGCGCGCACTCTTGTGTGCGCTTCCTTGAGCCGGGACGCGACCGCCGTATAGAGCTCGAGTTGGCCGTCGTGTTCCATGCACAGATTGTGCCATCTGGGGCGAGTTGTCGCCTGCGCAGGGGGCAACTGCCGCCTCGAACGGCCTTCCTGGCACCATCGGGAGCCGGTCCTCAGGACCTTGCGTACCCCGGCAACCACGCCTCTAACGTGGGAAGTTGTGCGTCACGCCCGTCACGGACGGCCGCGGACGGATCCGGAAACGGCCGTACCCCCGATCGGGCCGATCGGGGGTACGGCGGGTGTGTTGGGTGGCCGAAACTCGACCTTGTGGAGCCCCCGGGGGGCTCGTGGGGGCTCCGGGTGCTCAGACCTGGACGGTCTGCGGCTTGAACGACGGGCGCTTCGCCTCGTACGCGGCGATGTCCGCCTCGTTCTGGAGGGTGATCGAGATGTCGTCCAGCCCGTTCAGCAGGCGCCAGCGGGAGTTCTCGTCCAGCTCGAAGGAGGCGGTGACGCCCTCGGCGCGGACCTCGCGGGCCTCCAGGTCGACGGTGATCTCGGCCTGCGGGTCCCGTTCCACCAGCTCCCACAGCGCGTCCACGGTCTTCTGGTCGAGGACCACCGTGAGCAGGCCGTTCTTCAGCGAGTTGCCGCGGAAGATGTCGGCGAAGCGGGAGGAGATAACGGTCTTGAAGCCGTAGTTCTGCAGGGCCCAGACGGCGTGCTCGCGGGAGGAGCCGGTGCCGAAGTCGGGACCCGCGACCAGGACGGTGGCGCCCTCGCGCTCGGGCCGGTTGAGCACGAACTCGGGGTCCTTGCGCCAGGCCTCGAAGAGCCCGTCCTCGAACCCGTCCCGCGTCACCTTCTTGAGCCAGTGGGCGGGGATGATCTGGTCGGTGTCGACGTTGCTGCGGCGCAGCGGGACGGCCCGGCCGGTGTGCTTGGTGAACGCTTCCATGACTCTCAGACTCCAGCGGGCGTGGGGACGTCGGCGGCGGACAGGTCCGCCGGGGAGGCGAGGTGGCCCAGGACCGCCGTCGCGGCCGCGACCTGCGGCGACACCAGGTGGGTGCGGCCGCCCTTGCCCTGGCGGCCCTCGAAGTTGCGGTTGGACGTGGACGCGGAGCGCTCACCGGGGGCGAGCTGGTCCGGGTTCATGCCCAGGCACATCGAGCAGCCCGCGTGCCGCCATTCGGCGCCGGCCTCCTTGAAGACCACGTCCAGGCCCTCGGAGACGGCCTGGAGGCCGACCCGCGCGGAGCCGGGGACGACCAGCATGCGTACGCCGTCGGCGACTTTGCGGTCCCGGACGATCTCGGCGGCGGCGCGCAGGTCCTCGATGCGGCCGTTGGTGCAGGAGCCCACGAAGACGGTGTCCACCTGGATGGAGCGCAGCGGCTGCCCGGCCTCCAAGCCCATGTACTCCAGGGCCTTTTCGGCGGCGAAGCGCTCCGAGGCGTCCTCGTACGAAGCGGGGTCGGGGACGGCCGCGGAAAGCGGTGCGCCCTGGCCGGGGTTGGTGCCCCAGGTGACGAACGGCGCCAGCTCGGCGGCCTCGATGACCACCTCGGCGTCGAACTCGGCGTCGTCGTCCGTACGCAGCGTCTTCCAGTACTCCACCGCCGCGTCCCAGTCGGCGCCCTCGGGGGCGTGCGGGCGGCCCTGGAGGTAGTCGAAGGTGGTCTCGTCGGGGGCGATCATGCCCGCGCGGGCGCCGGCCTCGATCGACATGTTGCAGATGGTCATGCGGGCCTCCATCGAGAGCTTCTCGATGGCCTCGCCGCGGTACTCCAGGATGTAGCCCTGGCCGCCGCCGGTGCCGATCTTCGCGATGATCGCCAGGATCAGGTCCTTGGCGGTGACGCTGTCGGGCAGCTCGCCGTTGACCGTGATCGCCATGGTCTTCGGGCGGGCCATGGGCAGCGTCTGGGTGGCCAGCACGTGCTCGACCTGGGAGGTGCCGATGCCGAACGCCAGCGCGCCGAAGGCGCCGTGCGTCGAGGTGTGCGAGTCGCCGCAGACCACGGTGGTGCCGGGCTGGGTCAGACCGAGCTGCGGGCCGACGACGTGCACGACGCCCTGCTCGACGTCGCCCAGCGGGTGCAGCCGGACGCCGAACTCCGCGCAGTTCTTGCGCAGCGTCTCCAGCTGGGCCCGGGAGACCGGGTCCGCGATGGGCTTGTCGATGTCGAGCGTGGGGGTGTTGTGGTCCTCGGTGGCGATGGTCAGGTCGAGCCGCCGCACCGGGCGGCCGCTCTTGCGGAGGCCGTCGAAGGCCTGCGGGCTGGTCACCTCGTGCAGCAGGTGCAGATCGATGAAGAGGAGGTCGGGCTCGCCCTCGGCGCGCCGGACGACGTGGTCGTCCCAGACCTTCTCCGCGAGTGTCCTACCCATCGCTTTCCCTTCGGTCGGCGACGAAGCGCCGACCCAACTAGAGATCTTGGGGAAGCGGTGCCCGCACCCCTGTGTTTCCGGGCAGCCGCCACCAGGCCCCTTCGTCACGGGCCGTTGTGACTTCCTGCCGTCCAGGGTGGCGCGTTCCATGGAAAATTGAACTTGCGTTTCACAGAGTGAGACGGGAGTATCGTGTCATGGACAACAGTAGCGGCGTCGGCGTTCTGGACAAGGCGGCCCTCGTCCTGAGCGCTCTGGAGTCCGGCCCGGCCACCCTCGCGGGGTTGGTCGGTGCGACCGGACTGGCACGACCCACGGCCCACCGCCTGGCCGTGGCGCTGGAGCACCACCGTATGGTGGCGCGCGACATGCAGGGCCGTTTCATCCTCGGCCCGCGCCTGGCCGAACTGGCCGCGGCGGCCGGTGAGGACCGCCTGCTCGCCACGGCGGGCCCGGTCCTCACCCACCTGCGCGACGTCACGGGCGAGAGCGCGCAGCTCTACCGCCGCCAGGGCGACATGCGCATCTGCGTGGCCGCGGCCGAGCGTCTGTCGGGCCTCAGGGACACGGTCCCGGTCGGCTCCACGCTCACCATGAAGGCCGGCTCCTCTGCCCAGATCCTGATGGCCTGGGAGGAGCCGGAGCGCCTCCACCGCGGCCTCCAGGGCGCCCGCTTCACGGCGACGGCGCTGTCCGGTGTGCGCCGCCGCGGCTGGGCGCAGTCCATCGGCGAGCGGGAGCCCGGCGTCGCGTCCGTCTCCGCGCCGGTGCGCGGCCCGTCCAACCGCGTGGTGGCCGCCGTGTCCGTCTCCGGGCCCATCGAGCGCCTCACCCGCCACCCCGGCCGCATGCACGCGCAGGCCATCATCGACGCCGCCGGCCGCCTCTCCGAGGCGCTGCGCCGCAACGGTTGACCGCCGTCCCCCGACACTTTCGACCGGTCACGGGCCCGCCTCAACGCCGCGGCGGGCCCGGCGCCGTTCTCAGACCCCGTCGGGGGCCTTCCCCGGGGCGGCGACCCGCTTCTCCGCCCGTTCCCCGGCGGCCTTGTCCGACCGGTACGCGAAGCGGTCCCGCGCGCGCTTGCCGCGCCGCTCCAGAGGCACCTGTCCGTGTGCCGCCGCGAGCCCGAACACGGGCATGTCGGCGTAGATC encodes the following:
- the leuD gene encoding 3-isopropylmalate dehydratase small subunit, producing MEAFTKHTGRAVPLRRSNVDTDQIIPAHWLKKVTRDGFEDGLFEAWRKDPEFVLNRPEREGATVLVAGPDFGTGSSREHAVWALQNYGFKTVISSRFADIFRGNSLKNGLLTVVLDQKTVDALWELVERDPQAEITVDLEAREVRAEGVTASFELDENSRWRLLNGLDDISITLQNEADIAAYEAKRPSFKPQTVQV
- the leuC gene encoding 3-isopropylmalate dehydratase large subunit, whose amino-acid sequence is MGRTLAEKVWDDHVVRRAEGEPDLLFIDLHLLHEVTSPQAFDGLRKSGRPVRRLDLTIATEDHNTPTLDIDKPIADPVSRAQLETLRKNCAEFGVRLHPLGDVEQGVVHVVGPQLGLTQPGTTVVCGDSHTSTHGAFGALAFGIGTSQVEHVLATQTLPMARPKTMAITVNGELPDSVTAKDLILAIIAKIGTGGGQGYILEYRGEAIEKLSMEARMTICNMSIEAGARAGMIAPDETTFDYLQGRPHAPEGADWDAAVEYWKTLRTDDDAEFDAEVVIEAAELAPFVTWGTNPGQGAPLSAAVPDPASYEDASERFAAEKALEYMGLEAGQPLRSIQVDTVFVGSCTNGRIEDLRAAAEIVRDRKVADGVRMLVVPGSARVGLQAVSEGLDVVFKEAGAEWRHAGCSMCLGMNPDQLAPGERSASTSNRNFEGRQGKGGRTHLVSPQVAAATAVLGHLASPADLSAADVPTPAGV
- the ndgR gene encoding IclR family transcriptional regulator NdgR; amino-acid sequence: MDNSSGVGVLDKAALVLSALESGPATLAGLVGATGLARPTAHRLAVALEHHRMVARDMQGRFILGPRLAELAAAAGEDRLLATAGPVLTHLRDVTGESAQLYRRQGDMRICVAAAERLSGLRDTVPVGSTLTMKAGSSAQILMAWEEPERLHRGLQGARFTATALSGVRRRGWAQSIGEREPGVASVSAPVRGPSNRVVAAVSVSGPIERLTRHPGRMHAQAIIDAAGRLSEALRRNG
- a CDS encoding SCO5555 family protein, with product MEHDGQLELYTAVASRLKEAHTRVRALQVPEGVRMALTRKLLVITAAAKHDLAGAARRLDRFTADLDAGRFPEEEG